In the Natrinema amylolyticum genome, one interval contains:
- a CDS encoding DUF5784 family protein codes for MARPLRFRYSPQSWSDGRVEHDILQPLQSNIGAQEVSPWFKSGGDWQTHRFEMQNGDVALFARTDSDAYWMGNTETPSALWKTDKFGWREVPYHVSRWAQRELIATLHEEDPWLADYPHLSWFFLPVFMSKDGRDSTRSFFREHAGGFPDAGRRETTRFFEEFLRTGVLDEYRHVMSGKLGTSDHVDRVRMSAAMAEFIAAKILTDAGYDVVPEIEVTTGHSLDFRAENGDTNVLVEVTRPQPPGNRAASGPVAAVRDTAETKTNGQLAEHGGGAVLFVDCSSFRDDAWAAVRGEQPDVRHRPAVVYRVRPNGHVEGYQKGAVPLELADAMGFLD; via the coding sequence CAATCTAATATCGGCGCACAAGAAGTCTCGCCGTGGTTCAAGAGCGGTGGCGACTGGCAGACACACCGTTTCGAGATGCAAAACGGCGATGTCGCGCTCTTCGCACGGACCGATTCGGACGCCTACTGGATGGGCAACACGGAGACGCCCTCCGCACTCTGGAAGACCGACAAGTTCGGTTGGCGGGAGGTCCCCTATCACGTCTCGCGGTGGGCCCAGCGGGAGCTAATCGCGACGCTGCACGAGGAAGACCCCTGGCTCGCCGACTATCCGCACCTCTCGTGGTTCTTCCTGCCGGTGTTCATGTCCAAAGACGGACGGGACTCGACCCGCTCGTTCTTCCGCGAACACGCTGGCGGCTTTCCCGACGCCGGTCGCCGAGAGACGACCCGCTTCTTCGAGGAGTTCCTGCGGACCGGCGTCTTAGACGAGTACCGACACGTCATGTCCGGCAAACTCGGCACCAGCGATCACGTCGACCGCGTCCGAATGAGCGCCGCGATGGCCGAGTTCATCGCCGCGAAGATCCTCACCGACGCGGGCTACGACGTGGTCCCGGAGATCGAAGTCACGACCGGACACTCGCTGGACTTCCGGGCGGAAAACGGCGACACCAACGTCCTCGTCGAGGTCACGCGCCCGCAACCGCCGGGGAACCGCGCCGCGTCTGGCCCCGTCGCCGCCGTCCGCGACACCGCCGAGACCAAGACCAACGGCCAGCTGGCCGAACACGGCGGCGGTGCCGTCCTCTTCGTCGACTGCTCGAGTTTCCGAGACGACGCCTGGGCCGCGGTTCGGGGCGAACAGCCCGACGTTCGCCACCGTCCCGCCGTCGTCTATCGCGTCCGACCGAACGGCCACGTCGAAGGCTACCAGAAGGGCGCGGTGCCCCTCGAGCTGGCCGACGCGATGGGATTTCTGGACTGA